A part of Salvelinus alpinus chromosome 5, SLU_Salpinus.1, whole genome shotgun sequence genomic DNA contains:
- the LOC139576451 gene encoding fatty acid-binding protein, liver-type-like, translating to MSFSGIYQMETHENFESFMEAIGLPDELIQEGKDIKSISEIEETGDHFKMTVTTGTKILTNSFTIGQETELESPTGEKVTSVVMREGNKLTSLINGIEYVTELIDTNILVNTMTLAGISYKRTSKRL from the exons ATGTCTTTCTCAGGGATATACCAGATGGAGACACATGAGAACTTTGAGTCTTTCATGGAGGCTATTG GTCTCCCTGATGAGCTTATCCAGGAGGGCAAAGACATCAAGAGCATCTCTGAGATTGAGGAGACTGGAGACCACTTCAAGATGACTGTCACCACGGGGACAAAGATCCTCACCAACTCCTTCACCATTGGCCAGGAGACGGAGCTCGAGTCGCCGACCGGGGAGAAAGTCACT TCTGTGGTAATGAGGGAAGGTAACAAGCTGACGTCCTTAATTAATGGGATCGAATACGTCACAGAACTTATAGACACAAACATCCTCGTCAAC ACCATGACTCTGGCTGGCATCTCATACAAGAGGACCAGCAAACGACTATGA
- the LOC139575218 gene encoding fatty acid-binding protein, liver-type-like — protein sequence MSFSGKYQMETHENFESFMEAIGLPDELIQEGKDIKSISEIEETGDHFKMTVTTGTKILTNSFTIGQETELESPTGEKVTSVVMREGNKLTSLINGIEYVIELIDPNILVNTMTLAGISYKRTSKRI from the exons ATGTCTTTCTCAGGAAAATACCAGATGGAGACACATGAGAACTTTGAGTCTTTCATGGAGGCTATTG GTCTCCCTGATGAGCTTATCCAGGAGGGCAAAGACATCAAGAGCATCTCTGAGATTGAGGAGACTGGAGACCACTTCAAGATGACTGTCACCACGGGGACAAAGATCCTCACCAACTCCTTCACCATTGGCCAGGAGACGGAGCTCGAGTCGCCGACCGGGGAGAAAGTCACT TCTGTGGTGATGAGGGAAGGTAACAAGCTGACGTCCTTAATTAATGGGATAGAATACGTCATAGAACTTATAGACCCAAACATCCTCGTCAAC ACCATGACTCTGGCTGGCATCTCATACAAGAGGACCAGCAAACGAATATGA
- the LOC139576452 gene encoding fatty acid-binding protein, liver-type-like, with translation MSFSGIYQMETHENFESFMEAIGLPDELIQEGKDIKSISEIEETGDHFKMTVTTGTKILTNSFTIGQETELESPTGEKVTSVVMREGNKLTSLINGIEYVIELIDPNILVNTMTLAGISYKRTSKRI, from the exons ATGTCTTTCTCAGGGATATACCAGATGGAGACACATGAGAACTTTGAGTCTTTCATGGAGGCCATTG GTCTCCCTGATGAGCTTATCCAGGAGGGCAAAGACATCAAGAGCATCTCTGAGATTGAGGAGACTGGAGACCACTTCAAGATGACTGTCACCACGGGGACAAAGATCCTCACCAACTCCTTCACCATTGGCCAGGAGACGGAGCTCGAGTCGCCGACCGGGGAGAAAGTCACT TCTGTGGTGATGAGGGAAGGTAACAAGCTGACGTCCTTAATTAATGGGATAGAATACGTCATAGAACTTATAGACCCAAACATCCTCGTCAAC ACCATGACTCTGGCTGGCATCTCATACAAGAGGACCAGCAAACGAATATGA